The following are from one region of the Nocardioides marmotae genome:
- a CDS encoding J domain-containing protein — protein sequence MTPSWYDVLGVEPTASDEGIRAAWKAAIADLDPTDRRFRAANQAAEVLLDPDRRAAHDAQLAAEEAAEEAVAEDAAGEAEAQPEPGLEPAPAVGVEPAAAPRSRHVPSWLLAVVAVLAAGAVALAVVLAQDLGTNADVVEDAAREAQATAERAIVPVLSFDHRRLEEDRAAARSYLTPAYREEYDKLFDVISQNAPSTETVVTGQVLASGLARTDDDGTRVEVVLFLDRVTERKDYDQPRTSYDQVAVTMVERDGDWLVDGLDTTPLD from the coding sequence GTGACCCCCAGCTGGTACGACGTGCTCGGTGTCGAGCCGACCGCCTCGGACGAGGGAATCCGCGCCGCGTGGAAGGCCGCGATCGCCGACCTCGACCCCACCGACCGACGCTTCCGCGCCGCCAACCAGGCCGCGGAGGTGCTCCTGGACCCCGACCGGCGCGCCGCCCACGACGCCCAGCTCGCTGCCGAGGAGGCCGCCGAGGAGGCCGTCGCCGAGGACGCGGCCGGGGAGGCCGAGGCCCAGCCGGAGCCGGGCCTGGAGCCGGCGCCGGCCGTGGGGGTGGAGCCGGCCGCCGCGCCCCGCTCGCGCCACGTGCCGTCCTGGCTGCTCGCGGTGGTCGCCGTGCTGGCCGCCGGCGCTGTGGCGCTCGCGGTGGTGCTCGCCCAGGACCTCGGCACCAACGCGGACGTCGTCGAGGACGCCGCCCGCGAGGCGCAGGCCACGGCCGAGCGCGCGATCGTGCCGGTGCTCTCCTTCGACCACCGCAGGCTCGAGGAGGACCGGGCCGCCGCGCGGTCCTACCTGACCCCGGCCTACCGCGAGGAGTACGACAAGCTCTTCGACGTCATCAGCCAGAACGCCCCGAGCACCGAGACCGTCGTGACCGGGCAGGTGCTCGCCTCGGGCCTGGCCCGCACCGACGACGACGGCACCCGGGTCGAGGTCGTCCTCTTCCTCGACCGGGTCACCGAGCGCAAGGACTACGACCAGCCGCGGACCAGCTACGACCAGGTCGCGGTGACCATGGTCGAGCGCGACGGCGACTGGCTGGTCGACGGGCTCGACACCACCCCGCTGGACTGA
- the rpoB gene encoding DNA-directed RNA polymerase subunit beta gives MAARTTSGNPRRISFNKIQDPIEVPQLLSLQTDSFDWLIGNDKWNAVVERRRAEGEDVSSKSGLQEIFEEISPIEDFSETMSLSFENPVFYDPKYTVDECKEKDFTYSAPLYVSAEFTNNDTGEIKGQTVFMGDFPLMTDKGTFIINGTERVVVSQLVRSPGVYFERSADKTSDKDIYTAKMIPSRGAWLEFEIDKRDLVGVRLDRKRKQNVTVLLKALGMTTEQILEEFRRPDGTVYESIELTLEKDNTQAQDDALLDIYRKLRPGEPPTREAAQTLLNNYYFNPKRYDLAKVGRYKINKKLGLTEAFDQQTLTIDDIVAAIKYIVALHDGQEQLEAPQGTLDISSDDIDHFGNRRMRTVGELIQNQLRTGLARMERVVRERMTTQDVEAITPQSLINIRPVVAALKEFFGTSQLSQFMDQTNPIAGLTHKRRLSALGPGGLSRDRAGMEVRDVHPSHYGRMCPIETPEGPNIGLIGSLASYGRINPFGFVETPYRKVIDGRVTDQIDYLTADDEDRYVIAQANAGMDDDGRFTEERVLVRQRDGEVSEILAGEVDYMDVSPRQMVSVATALIPFLEHDDANRALMGANMQRQAVPLITSDSPLVGTGIEYRAAVDAGDVVTADKAGVVKQVSADIVETMNDDGSYSTYRLAKFRRSNQGTCINQRPLVSEGDRLEVGSPIADGPCTDDAEMALGTNLLVAFMPWQGHNYEDAIILSQRLVQEDVLTSIHIEEHEVDARDTKLGPEEITRDIPNVSEEMLADLDERGIIRIGAEVTTGDILVGKVTPKGETELTPEERLLRAIFGEKAREVRDTSMKVPHGESGTVIGVRVFDREEGDELPPGVNQLVRVYVAQKRKISVGDKLAGRHGNKGVIAKILPIEDMPFMEDGTPVDVVLNPLGVPRRMNIGQILELHLGWLAKQGWDLNLSGDPDDSEWKQRLIKIGVGQAEPNTKVATPVFDGAREDEITGLLGATIPNRDGVRMIGESGKASLFDGRSGEPFPDPVSVGYMYILKLHHLVDDKIHARSTGPYSMITQQPLGGKAQFGGQRFGEMEVWAMEAYGAAYALQELLTIKSDDVPGRVKVYEAIVKGENIPDSGIPESFKVLVKEMQSLCLNVEVLSQDGSQIELRDAEEDVFRAAEELGIDLSRREPSSVEEV, from the coding sequence TTGGCCGCGCGCACCACCTCTGGCAACCCCCGCCGCATCTCGTTCAACAAGATCCAGGACCCGATCGAGGTCCCGCAGCTCCTCTCCCTCCAGACCGACAGCTTCGACTGGCTGATCGGCAACGACAAGTGGAACGCCGTCGTCGAGCGCCGGCGCGCCGAGGGGGAGGACGTCTCGAGCAAGTCCGGTCTCCAGGAGATCTTCGAGGAGATCTCCCCGATCGAGGACTTCTCCGAGACCATGTCGCTCTCGTTCGAGAACCCTGTGTTCTACGACCCGAAGTACACGGTCGACGAGTGCAAGGAGAAGGACTTCACCTACTCCGCGCCGCTCTACGTCTCCGCCGAGTTCACCAACAACGACACCGGTGAGATCAAGGGCCAGACGGTCTTCATGGGCGACTTCCCGCTCATGACCGACAAGGGCACGTTCATCATCAACGGCACCGAGCGTGTCGTCGTCAGCCAGCTCGTCCGGTCGCCCGGCGTCTACTTCGAGCGCTCGGCGGACAAGACGTCCGACAAGGACATCTACACCGCCAAGATGATCCCGAGCCGCGGCGCCTGGCTGGAGTTCGAGATCGACAAGCGCGACCTGGTCGGCGTCCGCCTCGACCGCAAGCGCAAGCAGAACGTCACGGTCCTGCTCAAGGCCCTCGGCATGACCACCGAGCAGATCCTCGAGGAGTTCCGTCGTCCCGACGGCACCGTCTACGAGTCCATCGAGCTGACCCTGGAGAAGGACAACACCCAGGCTCAGGACGACGCGCTGCTCGACATCTACCGCAAGCTGCGCCCGGGCGAGCCGCCGACGCGTGAGGCCGCGCAGACGCTGCTGAACAACTACTACTTCAACCCCAAGCGCTACGACCTCGCCAAGGTCGGCCGCTACAAGATCAACAAGAAGCTCGGTCTGACCGAGGCCTTCGACCAGCAGACGCTGACCATCGACGACATCGTCGCGGCGATCAAGTACATCGTGGCTCTGCACGACGGCCAGGAGCAGCTCGAGGCGCCGCAGGGCACCCTCGACATCAGCTCCGACGACATCGACCACTTCGGCAACCGCCGCATGCGCACGGTGGGCGAGCTGATCCAGAACCAGCTCCGCACCGGTCTGGCGCGCATGGAGCGGGTGGTCCGCGAGCGGATGACGACCCAGGACGTCGAGGCCATCACGCCGCAGTCCCTGATCAACATCCGTCCCGTGGTCGCTGCGCTGAAGGAGTTCTTCGGCACCTCGCAGCTCTCGCAGTTCATGGACCAGACCAACCCGATCGCCGGCCTGACGCACAAGCGTCGCCTCTCGGCGCTCGGCCCCGGTGGTCTCTCCCGTGACCGCGCCGGCATGGAGGTCCGCGACGTCCACCCGTCGCACTACGGCCGCATGTGCCCGATCGAGACGCCGGAAGGCCCGAACATCGGTCTGATCGGCTCGCTCGCGTCGTACGGGCGGATCAACCCGTTCGGCTTCGTCGAGACGCCGTACCGCAAGGTCATCGACGGCCGGGTCACCGACCAGATCGACTACCTGACCGCCGACGACGAGGACCGCTACGTCATCGCCCAGGCCAACGCGGGCATGGACGACGACGGTCGGTTCACCGAGGAGCGCGTGCTGGTCCGCCAGCGCGACGGCGAGGTCTCGGAGATCCTGGCCGGCGAGGTCGACTACATGGACGTCTCGCCGCGGCAGATGGTCTCGGTCGCGACCGCGCTGATCCCGTTCCTCGAGCACGACGACGCCAACCGCGCGCTCATGGGCGCCAACATGCAGCGTCAGGCCGTCCCGCTCATCACGAGCGACAGCCCGCTGGTCGGCACCGGCATCGAGTACCGCGCCGCCGTCGACGCCGGTGACGTCGTCACGGCCGACAAGGCCGGTGTGGTCAAGCAGGTCTCCGCCGACATCGTCGAGACGATGAACGACGACGGGTCCTACTCGACGTACCGCCTGGCGAAGTTCCGCCGCTCGAACCAGGGCACCTGCATCAACCAGCGCCCGCTGGTGAGCGAGGGTGACCGGCTCGAGGTCGGCAGCCCGATCGCCGACGGCCCGTGCACCGACGACGCCGAGATGGCGCTGGGCACCAACCTGCTCGTGGCGTTCATGCCGTGGCAGGGCCACAACTACGAGGACGCGATCATCCTCAGCCAGCGCCTGGTGCAGGAGGACGTCCTCACCTCGATCCACATCGAGGAGCACGAGGTCGACGCCCGCGACACCAAGCTCGGCCCCGAGGAGATCACCCGGGACATCCCGAACGTCTCCGAGGAGATGCTGGCCGACCTCGACGAGCGCGGGATCATCCGCATCGGCGCCGAGGTCACCACCGGTGACATCCTCGTCGGCAAGGTGACCCCGAAGGGCGAGACCGAGCTGACCCCCGAGGAGCGCCTGCTCCGCGCGATCTTCGGTGAGAAGGCGCGCGAGGTGCGCGACACCTCGATGAAGGTCCCGCACGGCGAGTCCGGCACCGTCATCGGCGTCCGGGTCTTCGACCGCGAGGAGGGCGACGAGCTGCCGCCGGGCGTGAACCAGCTGGTCCGCGTCTACGTCGCGCAGAAGCGCAAGATCTCCGTCGGTGACAAGCTCGCCGGTCGCCACGGCAACAAGGGCGTCATCGCGAAGATCCTGCCGATCGAGGACATGCCGTTCATGGAGGACGGCACCCCGGTCGACGTCGTGCTGAACCCCCTCGGTGTGCCGCGACGGATGAACATCGGCCAGATCCTCGAGCTCCACCTCGGCTGGCTCGCCAAGCAGGGTTGGGACCTCAACCTCTCCGGCGACCCGGACGACTCGGAGTGGAAGCAGCGCCTGATCAAGATCGGCGTGGGCCAGGCCGAGCCGAACACCAAGGTCGCGACCCCGGTGTTCGACGGCGCCCGTGAGGACGAGATCACCGGCCTGCTCGGCGCGACGATCCCCAACCGCGACGGCGTGCGGATGATCGGCGAGTCCGGCAAGGCCAGCCTGTTCGACGGCCGCTCCGGCGAGCCGTTCCCGGACCCGGTCTCGGTCGGCTACATGTACATCCTCAAGCTGCACCACCTCGTGGACGACAAGATCCACGCGCGCAGCACCGGCCCCTACTCGATGATCACGCAGCAGCCCCTGGGTGGTAAGGCCCAGTTCGGCGGCCAGCGGTTCGGCGAGATGGAGGTCTGGGCGATGGAGGCGTACGGCGCCGCCTACGCCCTGCAGGAGCTGCTGACGATCAAGTCCGACGACGTGCCCGGTCGCGTCAAGGTCTACGAGGCGATCGTCAAGGGCGAGAACATCCCCGACTCGGGCATCCCGGAGTCGTTCAAGGTGCTCGTCAAGGAGATGCAGTCGCTGTGCCTGAACGTCGAGGTGCTCAGCCAGGACGGCTCGCAGATCGAGCTCCGTGACGCGGAGGAGGACGTCTTCCGCGCCGCCGAGGAGCTCGGCATCGACCTGTCGCGCCGCGAGCCCAGCTCGGTCGAAGAAGTCTGA